The proteins below are encoded in one region of Paenibacillus albus:
- the cimA gene encoding citramalate synthase produces the protein MANTISIFDTTLRDGTQGEGISLSADDKIKIAQKLDLLGVHYIEGGNPGSNSKDIEFFQRAKGLQLNAKITAFGSTRRKNSIAEHDSSLLRIVESGVPAATLVGKSWDFHVHTALQTTLEENLSMIYDSFAYLKRNDVEAIFDAEHFFDGYKHNPEYALSVLRKAQDAGADWIVLCDTNGGTLPTEVHDIVSRIRSELNAPLGIHTHNDCELAVANTLAAVQAGARQVQGTINGYGERCGNANLCSIIPNLQIKMNYRCVSDDQLQSLTKTARYISEIANVHMPVAQPYVGNAAFAHKGGIHVSAIMKDSKTYEHIRPELVGNKQRVLVSELAGQSNIISKAQELGLDVNAGNEKTKVIMERIKELEHQGYQFEGADASLELLLRDAFGEMQELFKLESMKMLVEKTSGCMNAEAIVKVNVDGQPIYTAAEGNGPVNALNNALRKALEPFYPSINDFHLSDYKVRVIDEKGATAGKVRVLIESTDFKTTWSTVGVSNNVIEASWEALVDSIRYALLSMNKIDNAHEEPREQHGLVNH, from the coding sequence ATGGCAAACACTATCTCCATCTTTGATACGACGCTGAGAGACGGCACGCAAGGCGAAGGAATCAGCCTCTCTGCAGATGACAAAATAAAAATCGCCCAGAAGCTTGATTTGCTCGGCGTACATTATATTGAAGGCGGAAATCCAGGCAGCAATAGCAAGGATATCGAGTTCTTCCAGCGCGCCAAAGGACTGCAGCTGAACGCGAAGATTACTGCTTTCGGCAGCACAAGAAGGAAGAACAGCATCGCAGAGCACGACAGCAGCTTGCTGCGAATCGTCGAATCCGGCGTTCCGGCGGCAACGCTCGTCGGCAAGTCCTGGGATTTTCATGTACATACCGCTCTTCAAACGACGCTTGAAGAGAATCTCTCGATGATCTATGATTCTTTCGCTTATCTGAAACGCAACGATGTTGAAGCGATCTTCGATGCGGAGCATTTCTTCGACGGCTACAAGCATAATCCTGAGTATGCCCTTTCCGTGCTGCGCAAAGCCCAGGATGCCGGCGCTGACTGGATCGTGCTCTGCGATACGAATGGCGGTACGCTGCCGACAGAAGTCCATGACATTGTCTCTCGCATCCGCTCAGAGCTGAATGCGCCTCTTGGCATCCATACGCATAATGACTGCGAGCTTGCTGTAGCGAACACGCTGGCGGCCGTTCAAGCCGGCGCACGTCAGGTCCAAGGTACGATTAATGGCTATGGCGAGCGTTGCGGCAACGCCAACCTATGTTCCATCATCCCGAATTTGCAGATCAAAATGAATTATCGCTGCGTAAGTGACGACCAATTGCAATCGCTCACGAAGACAGCGCGATATATCAGCGAAATTGCGAATGTGCATATGCCAGTCGCGCAGCCGTATGTCGGCAACGCTGCATTCGCTCATAAAGGCGGCATCCACGTCTCCGCGATTATGAAAGACTCGAAGACATACGAGCATATTCGTCCTGAATTGGTCGGCAACAAACAGCGCGTGCTCGTCTCCGAGCTGGCAGGACAGAGCAATATTATCTCGAAGGCGCAAGAGCTTGGACTCGACGTTAACGCAGGCAACGAGAAGACGAAGGTAATTATGGAACGCATTAAAGAATTGGAGCATCAAGGCTATCAATTCGAAGGTGCAGACGCATCGCTGGAACTGCTTCTCCGTGACGCATTCGGCGAAATGCAAGAGCTTTTCAAGCTCGAGTCGATGAAGATGCTCGTCGAGAAAACGAGCGGCTGCATGAACGCAGAAGCGATCGTGAAAGTGAATGTCGACGGTCAGCCGATCTACACGGCTGCTGAAGGCAACGGACCGGTTAACGCCCTCAACAACGCGCTGCGTAAAGCATTAGAGCCATTCTATCCGAGCATCAATGATTTCCACCTATCTGACTACAAGGTTCGCGTTATCGACGAGAAAGGCGCGACAGCAGGCAAAGTCCGCGTCCTCATCGAGTCAACCGACTTCAAGACGACTTGGAGCACGGTCGGCGTCTCGAACAACGTTATTGAAGCTAGTTGGGAAGCGCTTGTGGACAGTATCCGTTACGCGCTCCTCAGCATGAACAAGATTGATAATGCGCACGAAGAGCCTCGCGAACAGCATGGGTTAGTCAACCACTAA
- a CDS encoding TlpA family protein disulfide reductase, whose protein sequence is MKRSIVLIVIVLALAGAAIYQNKGKHNEALAASSDMLPKPGYTAPTLQLPNLDDQPENIGGKRDKLLLLNFWASWCGPCELEAPDLQALSKKYGDKLELYGVNATSMDKERQAREFVDQQQFTFPILMDRDGKATDLYKVNQFPTSLLIDSNGVVRERVTGVISKSKWESMIEKWIAVQEDTEQKPSA, encoded by the coding sequence ATGAAACGTTCCATCGTCTTGATCGTCATCGTGCTCGCACTCGCAGGTGCGGCGATTTATCAGAATAAAGGGAAGCATAACGAAGCGCTTGCCGCTTCTAGCGATATGCTGCCGAAGCCGGGATACACAGCGCCGACGCTGCAGCTGCCGAATTTGGATGATCAACCCGAGAATATCGGCGGCAAGCGGGACAAGCTGCTGCTGCTCAATTTCTGGGCTTCCTGGTGTGGTCCTTGTGAGCTGGAGGCGCCTGACTTACAGGCGTTGTCGAAGAAGTACGGCGATAAGCTGGAGCTGTACGGCGTAAATGCTACGAGCATGGATAAAGAGCGGCAGGCGCGTGAATTTGTTGACCAACAGCAATTCACGTTCCCTATCCTAATGGATCGGGATGGCAAAGCGACTGATCTGTACAAGGTCAATCAATTCCCGACAAGCTTGCTGATAGACAGCAACGGAGTCGTGCGGGAGCGGGTTACCGGAGTAATCTCGAAGAGTAAGTGGGAATCCATGATTGAGAAGTGGATTGCTGTTCAAGAAGATACGGAGCAGAAGCCGAGCGCATAA
- a CDS encoding FecR family protein — MSFRRSMNSRSLLMLLCLLLIIGPGSLLAVVGHASAQVMRVAVVKELSGTVNVLKSGGAKPFKAFRNMSLNEGDQIATGKDGSVTLTLSSSAADKDEINISNGSQVTFSKMKDSGGTKTKMSVWAGSLWVKVKSVSNASDQFEIETPTSIMGVRGTHFFVKVNPVTGETNVFLAAGVVESMTNNNRSAAGSNSDLSKSVFLYPSQQLGESRNEDGLETSISIVDISAFVKEASPDVIEAILRDAAAIAEEQRQMIEKASQSMDSLANKDNFGGIIQSPEDLQRIKDNLSNLISIIAKEAIASNKVNQELIDQINKAAGNKLIDSKTPSELKLTDSEKKAQEQAKKFEEAQKQLAEKKAEELKKKQEALQEAIKKAQELKEKLDEANKKAQQLAQEKNNQTYYNQLTPEEQKRVDENRNTVGLPSIPATGGTSTGSGTAATKSTVSLQTTASGPISSGFIDLGVVFKGFTGSKKIMGYQIELEYDNQLAQFATGTFDSGEWLTNRRGAAGFIVEPESSINPVAGANSVDDYRIIEGTEHRSTLLYTVVKFSGSSVEINEETTLVRLPFLLGINPELPLEASTVPVTLKIKSITAVDENGNPVTVVKGSDLTVQVAKE; from the coding sequence ATGAGTTTTCGCAGAAGCATGAATAGCCGTTCGCTCCTAATGCTGCTATGTCTGCTGCTTATTATTGGGCCAGGCTCACTGCTGGCTGTTGTGGGACATGCTTCCGCACAAGTGATGCGCGTAGCGGTCGTCAAAGAGCTCAGCGGTACGGTGAACGTGCTCAAATCAGGTGGTGCAAAGCCGTTTAAGGCATTCCGCAACATGAGCTTGAACGAAGGCGATCAAATTGCGACAGGCAAAGACGGTTCTGTCACTCTAACCTTGTCGAGCAGCGCAGCAGATAAAGACGAGATCAATATTAGCAATGGCTCGCAAGTCACGTTCTCGAAGATGAAGGACAGCGGCGGTACGAAGACGAAGATGAGCGTTTGGGCCGGTTCGCTGTGGGTGAAAGTGAAATCTGTCTCCAACGCAAGCGATCAGTTCGAAATCGAGACACCTACTTCCATTATGGGTGTGCGCGGGACGCATTTCTTTGTGAAGGTGAATCCTGTGACAGGCGAGACGAATGTTTTCCTGGCAGCCGGTGTAGTCGAATCCATGACCAATAACAATCGGTCTGCAGCAGGCAGCAATTCAGACTTATCAAAATCCGTGTTTCTCTATCCATCACAGCAGTTAGGTGAATCGAGAAATGAGGATGGTCTCGAAACGTCAATCTCTATCGTGGATATCAGCGCTTTCGTTAAAGAGGCGTCGCCGGATGTCATAGAAGCGATTCTGCGAGATGCGGCTGCAATCGCCGAGGAACAGAGGCAAATGATAGAGAAGGCGAGTCAAAGCATGGATTCGCTGGCGAACAAGGATAATTTTGGCGGAATCATTCAATCGCCTGAGGATTTGCAGCGGATTAAGGATAACTTGTCAAACCTGATATCCATTATTGCAAAAGAAGCGATTGCTTCTAACAAAGTGAATCAAGAGCTGATCGACCAAATTAACAAAGCGGCTGGCAATAAGCTGATTGACTCGAAGACGCCTAGCGAGCTTAAGCTGACTGATAGCGAGAAGAAGGCACAGGAGCAAGCGAAAAAATTCGAAGAAGCACAGAAGCAGCTGGCAGAAAAAAAAGCTGAAGAGTTGAAGAAAAAGCAGGAAGCGCTTCAAGAAGCCATCAAGAAAGCCCAAGAGCTGAAAGAGAAACTGGATGAAGCGAACAAGAAAGCACAGCAGCTGGCGCAAGAGAAGAATAATCAAACTTACTATAATCAGCTGACGCCTGAGGAACAGAAGCGCGTTGATGAGAATCGTAACACGGTCGGATTGCCAAGTATCCCGGCGACGGGTGGAACGAGTACCGGTTCCGGAACTGCAGCTACGAAATCGACAGTAAGCTTGCAGACGACTGCGAGTGGGCCAATCTCGTCTGGTTTCATCGATCTCGGAGTCGTATTTAAGGGATTCACCGGTTCGAAGAAAATTATGGGCTATCAAATTGAATTGGAATACGACAATCAGCTCGCGCAGTTTGCGACTGGCACTTTTGACAGTGGAGAATGGCTTACGAACCGCCGCGGCGCAGCCGGGTTTATCGTTGAACCGGAATCTTCCATTAATCCTGTAGCTGGTGCGAACAGCGTAGATGATTATCGGATTATCGAAGGGACGGAGCATCGTTCGACTCTGCTGTATACCGTTGTGAAATTCAGCGGCAGTTCGGTAGAGATCAATGAGGAGACGACACTTGTCCGGCTTCCCTTCCTGCTCGGTATTAACCCGGAACTCCCTCTAGAGGCGTCTACCGTGCCTGTTACGTTAAAAATCAAATCCATTACTGCGGTCGATGAGAATGGTAATCCGGTTACAGTTGTCAAAGGATCAGATCTAACTGTGCAAGTAGCTAAAGAATAA
- a CDS encoding ferredoxin, whose protein sequence is MSKFTWVEKDTCIACGACGATAPDIYDYDDEGLAEVIFGGDGNHGNTEIPSDLYDDLQDAADGCPTDSIKIADAAFNN, encoded by the coding sequence ATGTCGAAGTTTACATGGGTTGAGAAAGATACTTGCATTGCTTGCGGTGCATGCGGCGCAACGGCACCGGATATTTATGACTACGACGATGAAGGACTAGCAGAGGTTATCTTTGGCGGCGATGGCAACCACGGTAACACTGAAATTCCATCCGATCTATATGATGACTTGCAAGATGCAGCAGACGGCTGCCCTACTGATTCCATTAAGATTGCAGACGCTGCTTTCAACAACTAA
- a CDS encoding DNA polymerase IV: MKETEQSKTGKNRVILHLDMNAFYCSVHEAEEPHLYKDKPTAVAGSVEQRRGIIVTSSYAARKQGVKTGMTVREGMRRCPDLLLIKPDFQLYRKYSQGFMSIAKQYTPLVEAMSIDECYLDITGSSTFGEPLEIAHQIQDRIRSEWNLPSSIGIAPNKLLAKMASDMQKPNGFTVLRIRDVPKLLWDKPCDALFGIGRKTAEKLTRLNIRTIGQLAGTDEAILNKHFGVVGSWMKAAAHGHDSSQVNASRERNKSIGHTTTLPKDVKEREDAHRVLLNLADQTGRRMRHQKMMASTIQLVMRRADMSTFNRSVTLTSPTDSAYDIHREACKLFDKHWKEGEPLRLLGITLQNLSLQSETAVQLDLFDYKEQPRKDALTKTMDKLRDKFGEDAVLTAGMLGDDPSALIRNKRIRGTSLQTDDHMLYSDE, from the coding sequence ATGAAGGAAACGGAGCAATCGAAAACAGGGAAAAACCGAGTTATTCTTCACTTGGATATGAACGCCTTCTACTGCTCGGTGCATGAGGCAGAGGAGCCTCATCTCTATAAAGATAAACCGACCGCTGTTGCCGGCAGTGTCGAGCAGCGTAGAGGCATCATTGTCACGTCGTCCTATGCGGCCAGAAAACAAGGCGTTAAGACAGGCATGACGGTTCGTGAAGGGATGCGTCGATGCCCTGATCTTCTGCTGATCAAGCCGGATTTTCAATTGTATCGCAAGTATTCGCAAGGCTTTATGTCGATTGCAAAGCAGTATACGCCGCTCGTAGAGGCCATGTCGATAGATGAGTGCTACTTGGATATTACGGGATCGTCCACCTTCGGCGAGCCGCTCGAAATCGCACATCAGATACAGGATCGCATTCGTTCAGAGTGGAACTTGCCGAGCTCGATTGGAATCGCACCGAATAAGCTGCTTGCGAAGATGGCGTCGGATATGCAGAAACCTAATGGTTTCACGGTATTGCGGATTCGCGATGTGCCTAAGCTTCTATGGGACAAGCCATGTGATGCCTTGTTTGGAATCGGCCGCAAGACGGCGGAGAAGCTGACGCGGTTGAACATTAGAACGATCGGACAGCTCGCGGGAACGGATGAAGCGATACTGAACAAGCATTTTGGCGTGGTAGGCTCTTGGATGAAAGCAGCGGCGCATGGCCACGATAGTTCGCAGGTCAACGCGTCGAGGGAACGCAACAAGTCGATCGGACACACAACGACGCTGCCCAAAGATGTGAAGGAGCGGGAGGATGCGCACAGGGTGCTGCTCAATCTAGCGGATCAGACGGGCCGGAGAATGCGTCACCAGAAGATGATGGCTTCTACTATACAGCTTGTAATGAGAAGAGCGGATATGTCGACGTTCAATCGCTCCGTTACGCTAACATCGCCTACGGATTCGGCATATGATATTCACAGAGAGGCATGTAAGCTGTTCGATAAACATTGGAAGGAAGGCGAACCGCTGCGGCTGCTCGGCATCACCCTTCAAAATCTATCACTTCAATCAGAAACTGCGGTTCAGCTTGACCTATTCGACTATAAAGAGCAGCCGCGAAAGGATGCTTTGACGAAGACGATGGATAAGCTGCGAGACAAGTTTGGTGAAGATGCAGTGCTCACTGCCGGAATGCTGGGCGATGATCCTTCTGCTCTCATTCGTAATAAACGAATTAGAGGGACATCCTTGCAAACTGACGATCATATGTTATATAGTGATGAGTGA
- a CDS encoding CHASE2 domain-containing protein translates to MRKRKWLLTTAAALVICLFWSFLSSLGTGGSLNRMESFLQDKVTQQTDAERTPNINIKLIKIDQASLDNLGQFPWDRSLYAQLISMLADAGAKAIALDVVLAEPGKDPESDALMAETMKKYPNVILPVVFNFKARQDEAGELETESISYPADTIGASQSQLGHINVMQDQDGTVRKLTVGLQNNEQQMIPAFSVKLANYLLDQDHQIVWDADKSGWYRGSQHIPVDKRNQIATEFYTLPREEMSAETGYDSQSFFDVLSGNVPADYYNGDVVLIGPYAPGLQDEYLTPVSTTLKMYGVEIHANMVQSLVAGKFSTKATPAVNYTLIVLLSLITILLFERVTGGKAFIVYGALAAAYILTWIELYQFKSLFITITYPFMAMTTAFIWSVVSHYVTERRERSRVTNIFGRFVPRTVVDEMLASGEEVTVGGQRRDISVIFVDIRGFTPMSEKLQPEQVIQVLNEYLDICTKAVFKWHGTLDKFIGDGVMAIFGAPISQPNHPELAVLAALEMKRQSAELEERCLREIGVPVRFGVGVNSGPAVVGNIGSQMLRLDYTAIGDTVNLSARLEANAKPGQILISEETLARVKGKFITQTIGEIKVKGKELPVLVTEVLGVAEERPEDEQEQLHVGREGA, encoded by the coding sequence ATGCGTAAGCGTAAATGGTTGTTGACTACCGCGGCAGCACTGGTCATTTGCTTGTTCTGGTCCTTCCTCAGCAGCTTGGGAACCGGAGGTTCTTTGAACCGGATGGAGTCCTTTCTGCAGGACAAAGTGACGCAGCAGACTGATGCGGAGAGAACGCCTAACATCAATATTAAACTGATCAAGATCGATCAGGCGTCGCTCGACAATTTAGGACAATTTCCATGGGACCGTAGTCTCTATGCGCAGCTCATCTCGATGCTTGCCGACGCTGGCGCGAAAGCGATTGCACTCGACGTAGTGCTCGCCGAGCCGGGGAAGGATCCCGAGAGCGATGCGCTGATGGCCGAGACGATGAAGAAGTACCCGAATGTCATTCTGCCGGTTGTCTTCAACTTCAAAGCAAGACAGGATGAAGCCGGAGAGCTTGAGACGGAGTCGATCTCCTATCCAGCGGATACGATCGGAGCAAGCCAGAGCCAGCTCGGCCATATCAACGTCATGCAGGACCAGGACGGAACGGTTCGAAAGCTGACAGTCGGCCTGCAAAATAATGAACAGCAGATGATTCCGGCTTTCAGCGTTAAGCTCGCGAACTATTTGTTGGATCAAGATCACCAAATCGTCTGGGATGCAGACAAGTCCGGCTGGTACCGCGGCAGTCAGCACATTCCGGTGGACAAGCGCAACCAGATCGCAACAGAATTCTATACGTTGCCAAGGGAAGAGATGAGCGCGGAAACTGGCTATGATTCGCAATCCTTCTTCGATGTGCTCTCTGGGAATGTGCCTGCGGATTACTACAATGGCGACGTTGTCTTAATCGGCCCATATGCGCCTGGGCTTCAGGACGAATATTTAACACCGGTCAGTACGACGCTCAAAATGTATGGAGTCGAAATTCACGCAAATATGGTGCAGTCGCTCGTAGCGGGCAAGTTCTCAACGAAAGCGACGCCTGCCGTGAATTACACCTTGATTGTGCTGCTTTCGCTGATCACGATACTTCTGTTTGAGCGAGTAACCGGAGGCAAAGCATTTATCGTATACGGTGCGCTGGCGGCCGCTTACATATTGACATGGATAGAACTCTATCAATTTAAATCTCTATTTATTACGATTACATATCCTTTCATGGCGATGACCACAGCCTTTATCTGGTCAGTCGTCAGCCATTACGTTACTGAACGGCGAGAAAGAAGCCGTGTGACGAACATCTTCGGCCGCTTCGTTCCACGTACAGTTGTGGATGAAATGCTCGCTTCCGGCGAAGAAGTGACGGTAGGCGGACAACGCCGCGATATTAGCGTTATCTTCGTCGATATCCGCGGTTTCACGCCGATGTCGGAGAAGCTTCAGCCGGAGCAGGTCATCCAAGTGCTGAATGAGTATTTGGACATTTGTACGAAGGCAGTTTTCAAATGGCATGGTACGCTCGATAAGTTCATCGGCGACGGCGTTATGGCGATCTTCGGTGCGCCGATCTCGCAGCCGAATCATCCGGAGCTTGCGGTGTTGGCTGCTCTAGAGATGAAGCGGCAATCGGCGGAGCTGGAAGAACGGTGCTTGCGTGAAATCGGCGTACCGGTTAGGTTCGGCGTCGGCGTTAACAGCGGACCTGCGGTCGTTGGCAACATTGGCTCGCAGATGCTTCGCCTTGATTACACAGCGATCGGAGATACAGTCAACTTGTCGGCGCGGCTTGAAGCCAATGCGAAGCCGGGACAAATTCTGATCAGCGAAGAGACGCTGGCCCGCGTGAAAGGCAAGTTTATTACGCAGACCATCGGTGAGATCAAAGTGAAGGGCAAGGAACTGCCTGTACTCGTAACGGAAGTGCTTGGCGTAGCCGAGGAACGACCGGAAGACGAGCAGGAACAACTACATGTGGGGAGAGAAGGGGCATGA
- a CDS encoding stalk domain-containing protein, whose amino-acid sequence MKNRTRGAVLLLAAAISAGTFSSGSFAAAGNAEQPSIGNLALYEVHRLAGSGAFDREDGSSAAAAFREPTSLLYSAKSGGYLVADARNQMIRGVTAAATTTAAGLYIGADEFNAPLGSLLDGNAEKASFNLPSGLAADSAGAIYIADAGNNSIRKLSAAGVVTTVAGTGVIGADNGAAASASFDHPLDLAVSKDGVIYVADTLNHVIRQIKNGEVTTLNAPSKRIIEYYPGVIEAVGDYADGPLAEAKFNEPSGLALDAKGNLYVSDTGNNRIRYIDFKTNSVTTVAGGVTGEKLVYEAGSPYAEGGYAVGAAATAKLHAPRGLAVTPDGGLLIADSLNHAIRYLKSGNVTTVAGTPEEEGIVDGVARYAEFNRPTDVEWVGNGAFAVADSGSNTIRIVAPYAAPAGVKADGSLHLLYNNVELKSDVSPIIDSSVTFVPVRVLTERLGFKVQYANGQTVLKLAGTTYTVKNGSTQVGKQVEGGATTSVKLPKAPIVSNNRQFLPVRFFAEEMGLDVQWLSELRAVLLRNKQS is encoded by the coding sequence ATGAAGAACCGAACAAGAGGCGCCGTACTGCTGCTGGCTGCAGCTATTTCAGCTGGCACATTTAGCAGCGGCAGCTTCGCTGCGGCAGGCAATGCCGAGCAGCCTTCAATTGGTAATTTGGCCTTATATGAAGTACATAGACTAGCAGGCTCCGGCGCTTTCGATAGGGAAGATGGGAGCTCGGCAGCAGCTGCATTCCGAGAGCCGACTTCGCTGCTTTACTCAGCCAAGTCAGGGGGATATCTCGTCGCAGACGCGCGCAATCAGATGATTCGCGGCGTAACCGCTGCGGCGACAACTACGGCGGCAGGGCTATATATCGGAGCCGATGAGTTTAACGCGCCGCTTGGCAGCTTGCTGGACGGAAACGCGGAGAAGGCTTCGTTTAACCTGCCATCGGGGCTCGCGGCAGATAGCGCTGGCGCGATATATATTGCCGATGCAGGCAACAACAGCATTCGGAAGTTATCAGCGGCAGGCGTCGTTACGACGGTTGCAGGCACCGGTGTGATCGGTGCGGATAACGGCGCTGCAGCGAGCGCAAGCTTCGATCACCCGCTTGATCTTGCGGTGAGCAAGGACGGCGTCATCTATGTTGCAGATACGCTCAATCATGTCATCCGCCAAATTAAGAACGGCGAAGTAACGACATTGAACGCGCCGTCCAAACGAATTATCGAGTATTATCCAGGGGTTATTGAAGCTGTTGGCGATTATGCAGACGGACCGCTCGCCGAAGCGAAATTCAATGAACCAAGCGGATTGGCGCTGGACGCCAAAGGCAATCTATATGTTAGCGATACCGGCAATAATCGAATCCGATACATTGATTTCAAGACGAATTCTGTCACGACGGTAGCTGGCGGCGTAACAGGCGAGAAGCTGGTTTATGAAGCGGGCTCGCCATACGCAGAAGGCGGTTATGCGGTTGGAGCTGCGGCGACAGCGAAGCTGCATGCACCTCGCGGACTTGCTGTTACGCCAGATGGCGGATTGCTCATCGCGGATTCATTGAATCATGCGATTCGGTACCTGAAGAGTGGAAATGTTACAACGGTAGCAGGAACGCCTGAGGAAGAAGGTATTGTCGACGGCGTTGCTCGCTATGCTGAGTTTAACCGTCCCACAGATGTGGAATGGGTCGGTAACGGTGCTTTTGCGGTTGCAGATTCCGGCAGCAACACGATTCGAATTGTGGCTCCATATGCCGCACCTGCTGGGGTGAAAGCAGATGGAAGCTTACACCTGCTGTATAATAACGTAGAGCTGAAGAGCGATGTTTCGCCTATCATTGACAGCAGCGTTACCTTCGTACCTGTTCGTGTACTGACGGAGAGGCTCGGCTTCAAGGTGCAATACGCGAATGGTCAAACCGTGCTGAAGCTTGCCGGTACAACCTATACCGTGAAGAATGGCTCCACTCAAGTGGGCAAGCAAGTAGAAGGAGGAGCGACGACTTCGGTGAAGCTGCCGAAAGCTCCAATCGTTTCTAACAATCGGCAGTTCCTGCCCGTACGTTTCTTCGCAGAAGAGATGGGTCTTGATGTACAGTGGCTATCCGAGCTGCGCGCAGTACTCCTTCGCAATAAACAGTCATAG
- a CDS encoding L,D-transpeptidase, protein MQLQEDTMSYLKRYVQNHPKNRMAWYLLGKQYLLEGKEGKANYCFLQSGSVYDAYERKEHPLANRPKELIAKWNRKQKFMMLTARTSAATLLLSGLMLVLPVSGEKEEADAPTEMAASTSPKGNSQNQQQHEQAQASEPQSSQPGLNVAIVRPAGDNTIGKALSALLKGAGIKQQIGIAAMLQQAGKWRKWTGETRVLAMAKRQGEAAPVAVQLLDGAACDCQPSDSTAAYKLYANWSALQEQQWTLRSAIVQYRSINKAWPASMGALTRPYPDNVLAGTSTTMKQLFPKLLKEMKAGASADAAGSDRDDKPASGTEAASDSESDAPAKGTKNEETSQPADTKLPKEPLSIVVDKETHQLAVISGDVIVRSYTVGLGGEKTPGGSFYISEKVRHPNGRDDSEFGSRGMTLSKTLYAIHGTDDPDSIGKDESHGCVRMDQKDLEELYDLVPLGTKVTIKSGVLPAGAPQASERFRLKPVQDETNTAVVYKWLS, encoded by the coding sequence GTGCAGCTGCAAGAAGATACGATGAGCTATTTAAAGCGATACGTGCAGAACCATCCGAAGAATCGAATGGCTTGGTATTTGCTTGGCAAACAGTATTTGCTCGAAGGGAAGGAAGGCAAAGCGAACTACTGTTTCCTGCAGTCGGGTAGTGTTTACGATGCCTACGAACGGAAAGAGCATCCGCTGGCGAATCGGCCCAAAGAATTGATAGCGAAGTGGAACCGAAAGCAGAAGTTCATGATGCTCACGGCACGAACCTCAGCAGCTACTTTGCTGCTAAGCGGCCTCATGCTCGTTCTGCCGGTCAGCGGAGAGAAGGAAGAAGCGGATGCGCCGACTGAGATGGCTGCGAGCACAAGTCCGAAAGGGAATTCGCAGAATCAGCAGCAGCATGAGCAAGCTCAAGCTAGTGAACCACAGAGCAGCCAACCAGGGCTAAACGTCGCGATCGTAAGGCCGGCCGGTGACAATACAATCGGCAAAGCGCTCAGCGCCTTGTTGAAAGGAGCAGGCATAAAGCAGCAAATCGGCATTGCCGCGATGCTCCAGCAAGCCGGCAAGTGGCGCAAATGGACGGGAGAGACTCGGGTGCTCGCGATGGCGAAGCGGCAAGGTGAAGCGGCCCCGGTCGCAGTCCAATTGCTCGATGGCGCTGCATGCGATTGCCAGCCAAGCGATTCCACCGCCGCGTACAAGCTCTATGCCAACTGGAGCGCACTGCAAGAGCAGCAATGGACGCTGCGAAGCGCGATCGTACAGTATCGTTCGATTAATAAAGCGTGGCCGGCGAGTATGGGGGCTCTGACGCGTCCGTATCCGGACAACGTGCTGGCAGGTACATCGACTACGATGAAGCAATTGTTCCCGAAGCTGCTTAAAGAAATGAAGGCAGGGGCGAGCGCCGATGCGGCGGGAAGCGATAGAGACGATAAGCCGGCGTCTGGAACCGAGGCGGCATCGGATAGCGAGAGCGACGCGCCTGCAAAGGGAACCAAGAACGAAGAAACCTCTCAACCAGCTGATACGAAGCTGCCGAAGGAGCCGCTGTCCATTGTTGTTGATAAAGAGACTCACCAGCTCGCCGTTATCAGCGGCGATGTCATTGTACGAAGCTATACCGTAGGGCTCGGCGGCGAGAAGACACCGGGCGGAAGCTTCTACATTAGCGAGAAAGTCCGTCACCCGAATGGCCGGGATGACAGCGAGTTCGGCAGCAGGGGGATGACATTGTCGAAGACGTTGTACGCCATTCACGGAACGGATGATCCGGATAGCATCGGGAAAGACGAGTCGCACGGCTGTGTGCGGATGGATCAGAAGGATCTTGAGGAGCTGTACGATCTTGTGCCGCTGGGCACGAAGGTCACAATAAAAAGCGGCGTCCTTCCCGCCGGAGCACCGCAAGCTTCTGAGCGTTTCCGCTTGAAGCCGGTCCAGGACGAGACGAACACCGCTGTTGTTTATAAGTGGCTTAGCTAA